Proteins co-encoded in one Oncorhynchus kisutch isolate 150728-3 linkage group LG1, Okis_V2, whole genome shotgun sequence genomic window:
- the atad5b gene encoding ATPase family AAA domain-containing protein 5b isoform X2, protein MWLSPYLAIEKKAGCSKSNDITKYFSITPQPLGRKSLISEQAKEKPKMAPCHIGGSYDEVPLSVSRSTSRLHRFKQNRYPEARTSLIKDGSCSDPPNNVIVISESSCSSADTAFRGRAVMGSVDLAHVTGKCHGAGVGLGSGQSEIACNLTIQTAVQSASGTTRTSDEKVATIFTRKRDTNKANSPQHSQRWILNWCSRSTLKHNQTERKGSITSGWREKLSGTARKGSLEEVKLSNPLFPVRRVFTMLLKKYKHKILESESPETEIGATSASSVGKRKHQNEKEDLETVHKRQRSSPGLEETGLTGYSPSLEHQVRGSLIPSSRGQPGRSRLSRTQRLRQQQRESRGLGIGHELTSNPPNQAESPQKVYPSQPQQCLRRVHNIEDLLWTDKYCPQHSSEVIGNSVSVKKLHSWLKKWKRRADCEERRKERDRKLEENANSNDSWDCGDFQGETRVEEDGEEDLCSTMLITGPPGVGKTASVYACAQELGFKVFEVNASSQRSGRHILTQLKEATQSHLVEIQGSTTFKPSHLSSYNNTSTKSDTVAGKVASPKKVFSSYRKRPQPPRSSHHKRGGSAASMMLANFFKKKSNPEITNLDGPSLSTKQDEHLPNSFVSLKTVKKADIINPQLVSQLSPDIEEPPTGSRSKRMSTSLILFEEVDVVFDDDVGFLTAIKTFMTTTKRPVILTTSDPSFKAKFDGNFEAILFKNPSVVNVCSYLQLLCLAENVRMDAGDITSLVTLNQIDIRRSLLQLQLWVCSGGGQASQRATPLKDPAGGVHGTLDVAAVEDIAVGENTSPRHPPCDVGCTQSMLGLLNSGLGHDLQTTLKCQSWAKPDTIKLMEILTESWRKGVALLYSNLELLLPLPVRTQPSPLLTPKKVTRPRLQSEPTPPDIHHPQIPLILDQTSPVKVSSGSRLRRKKCVPTSDSRSAHSMLVKPYRASLSLRRAHPSVSNITETVNDKLQTEKAADGLVYHCLDAMTDFMDLMSFIDTSLQSESSHKAGPCRPGAFLWTGAEVKDGLLDEMREEDGGCRWWCERTLEIQAAVEGLGFHRCLARVSEGWTGSQRLEGEQRGRVMEKLTLPVALPRQSFNVNQTTSCDPSVVERRYDIIRTVLSSRAFCTLGNKQAVAVDYLPVLRTMCQSERNQQGQGRIHLGLPKATVRLLADDFP, encoded by the exons ATGTGGTTATCGCCCTACTTGGCCATTGAGAAGAAGGCAGGGTGCTCAAAATCCAATGACATCACAAAGTACTTCAGTATAACCCCACAACCTCTTGGGAGGAAGAGCCTAATTTCTGAGCAGGCGAAAGAGAAACCTAAGATGGCGCCTTGTCATATTGGGGGGTCTTATGATGAggtgcctctctctgtgtcacggTCAACCAGTAGGCTGCACAGATTCAAGCAGAACAGATACCCTGAAGCAAGAACAAGCCTCATCAAGGATGGCTCCTGCTCAGACCCTCCTAATAATGTTATAGTGATTTCAGAGTCAAGCTGCTCCAGTGCTGACACGGCATTCAGGGGCAGGGCAGTGATGGGGTCTGTGGACCTGGCTCATGTCACTGGAAAATGCCATGGAGCAGGAGTTGGACTCGGATCTGGTCAGAGTGAAATAGCATGTAACCTCACAATTCAAACAGCGGTGCAGTCTGCCTCCGGGACAACCAGGACCTCGGATGAGAAAGTGGCAACCATTTTCACCAGGAAACGGGACACTAATAAGGCCAATAGTCCCCAACACTCACAGAGATGGATTTTGAATTGGTGTTCCAGGTCAACACTTAAACACAACCAGACTGAGAGGAAGGGGTCAATTACTTCTGGCTGGAGAGAGAAGTTGTCAGGGACTGCCCGCAAAGGGTCTCTTGAAGAGGTCAAATTgtctaacccactgttcccagtgaGAAGAGTCTTCACTATGCTGCTGAAGAAATACAAACATAAAATTCTGGAGTCAGAAAGTCCCG agacagagataggcgCTACATCTGCTAGCTCTGTAGGAAAGAGGAAACATCAAAATGAGAAGGAGGACCTTGAAACCGTACACAAGCGCCAAAGGTCTAGCCCGGGGTTAGAGGAGACCGGCTTGACTGGGTATAGTCCTTCTTTAGAACACCAAGTCAGGGGGTCTCTTATCCCCTCTTCCAGGGGTCAGCCTGGAAGAAGCAGGCTGAGCCGAACACAAAGACTCAGGCAGCAACAGCGGGAAAGTCGAGGTCTGGGGATAGGTCATGAACTGACCTCTAACCCACCAAACCAAGCAGAATCTCCTCAGAAGGTGTATCCTTCCCAACCACAGCAATGCCTTAGGAGAG TTCACAACATTGAGGATTTGCTGTGGACAGATAAGTACTGCCCTCAGCACTCCAGTGAGGTAATAGGCAACTCTGTCTCTGTAAAGAAGTTACACAG TTGGTTAAAGAAATGGAAACGGAGAGCTGACTgtgaagagaggagaaaagagcgAGACAGGAAACTAGAGGAAAACGCCAACAGCaatg ACTCGTGGGACTGTGGTGACTTCCAGGGAGAGACTAGGGTGGAGGAGGACGGGGAGGAAGATCTGTGTAGCACCATGCTGATCACAGGACCTCCAGGGGTCGGCAAGACTGCCTCAGTATACGCCTGCGCTCAGGAGCTAGGCTTCAAG GTGTTCGAAGTGAACGCCTCCTCCCAGCGCAGTGGTCGCCACATCCTGACTCAACTGAAGGAGGCCACCCAATCTCACCTGGTGGAGATCCAGGGAAGCACCACCTTCAAACCATCTCATCTCAGTAGCTACAACAACACTTCAACTAAATCTGACACAGTAGCTG GTAAAGTGGCCTCTCCAAAAAAGGTTTTCTCATCCTATAGGAAGAGGCCTCAGCCCCCTCGTAGCTCCCACCATAAGAGAGGTGGCAGTGCAGCCTCCATGATGCTGGCTAACTTCTTCAAGAAGAAGAGTAATCCAGAGATCACAAACTTAGATGGCCCTTCGTTATCTACAAAACAGGATGAGCACCTACCAAACA GTTTTGTCTCTCTCAAGACCGTGAAGAAGGCAGATATTATTAACCCTCAGTTAGTCAGTCAACTGTCACCAGACATTGAAGAGCCACCAACAGGTAGCCGGAGTAAAAGGATGTCCACATCACTCATTCTATTTGAAGAG GTTGACGTCGTATTTGATGATGATGTGGGATTCCTCACAGCAATCAAGACCTTCATGACGACAACCAAGAGACCTGTGATACTGACcactagtg ATCCCTCCTTCAAGGCAAAGTTTGATGGCAACTTTGAAGCAATCCTTTTTAAAAACCCTTCAGTA GTGAACGTTTGCAGTTATCTGCAGCTGCTGTGTCTGGCTGAGAACGTCAGGATGGATGCTGGGGACATCACCTCTCTGGTGACCCTGAACCAGATAGACATCAGACGTAGCCTATTGCAGCTGCAGCTCTGGGTCTGCAGTGGAGGAGGACAAGCATCTCAGAGGGCAACCCCACTGAAGGACCCTGCAGGTGGTGTGCATGGAA CTCTGGATGTTGCTGCAGTGGAAGACATTGCAGTGGGTGAAAATACTTCTCCCCGCCATCCGCCCTGTGACGTGGGCTGCACTCAGAGCATGCTGGGGCTCCTGAACTCTGGCCTCGGCCATGACCTGCAGACCACTCTAAAG TGCCAGTCCTGGGCTAAACCAGACACCATCAAGCTGATGGAGATCCTTACTGAGAGCTGGAGGAAAGGTGTAGCTTTGCTCTACTCAAACCTAGAGCTCCTCCTTCCCCTACCAGTCAGGACCCAGCCcagtcctctcctcaccccaaagAAAGTGACTCGCCCTAGGCTTCAGAGTGAGCCAACACCCCCTGACATCCACCACCCTCAGATCCCACTGATCCTGGATCAGACCAGTCCAGTTAAGGTGTCCTCTGGCTCCAGGCTGAGGAGAAAGAAATGTGTGCCAACATCTGATTCCAGATCAGCTCACAGCATGTTAGTAAAGCCTTACAGAGCCTCACTGTCTCTGAGGAGGGCTCATCCAAGTGTATCAAATATTACTGAGACTGTTAATGACAAACTTCAAACTGAGAAGGCGGCAGATGGCTTGGTGTACCACTGCTTAGATGCAATGACTGACTTTATGGACCTCATGTCCTTCATTGATACCTCTCTACAGAGTGAGTCTTCACATAAGGCTGGCCCATGCAGACCAGGGGCTTTTCTCTGGACAGGGGCAGAGGTTAAGGATGGACTGCtagatgagatgagagaggaggatgggggctGTAGGTGGTGGTGTGAGAGGACTTTGGAGATCCAGGCTGCAGTAGAGGGCCTTGGCTTCCACAGGTGCCTGGCCAGGGTGTCTGAGGGGTGGACTGGATCCCAGAGGctggagggggagcagagggggaggGTGATGGAGAAACTCACCCTCCCTGTTGCCCTACCCAGACAAAGTTTCAATGTCAATCAGACCACTTCCTGTGATCCTAG TGTGGTCGAAAGGAGATATGACATCATCAGAACCGTCCTCTCAAGCAGAGCCTTCTGCACCTTGGGAAACAAGCAGGCTGTTGCCGTGGACTACCTGCCTGTCCTCCGCACCATGTGCCAATCAGAGAGAAATCAGCAGGGCCAAGGCCG TATTCACCTTGGCCTCCCGAAGGCTACTGTGAGACTCCTTGCAGATGATTTCCCATGA
- the atad5b gene encoding ATPase family AAA domain-containing protein 5b isoform X1, with protein MWLSPYLAIEKKAGCSKSNDITKYFSITPQPLGRKSLISEQAKEKPKMAPCHIGGSYDEVPLSVSRSTSRLHRFKQNRYPEARTSLIKDGSCSDPPNNVIVISESSCSSADTAFRGRAVMGSVDLAHVTGKCHGAGVGLGSGQSEIACNLTIQTAVQSASGTTRTSDEKVATIFTRKRDTNKANSPQHSQRWILNWCSRSTLKHNQTERKGSITSGWREKLSGTARKGSLEEVKLSNPLFPVRRVFTMLLKKYKHKILESESPETEIGATSASSVGKRKHQNEKEDLETVHKRQRSSPGLEETGLTGYSPSLEHQVRGSLIPSSRGQPGRSRLSRTQRLRQQQRESRGLGIGHELTSNPPNQAESPQKVYPSQPQQCLRRVHNIEDLLWTDKYCPQHSSEVIGNSVSVKKLHSWLKKWKRRADCEERRKERDRKLEENANSNDSWDCGDFQGETRVEEDGEEDLCSTMLITGPPGVGKTASVYACAQELGFKVFEVNASSQRSGRHILTQLKEATQSHLVEIQGSTTFKPSHLSSYNNTSTKSDTVAGKVASPKKVFSSYRKRPQPPRSSHHKRGGSAASMMLANFFKKKSNPEITNLDGPSLSTKQDEHLPNSFVSLKTVKKADIINPQLVSQLSPDIEEPPTGSRSKRMSTSLILFEEVDVVFDDDVGFLTAIKTFMTTTKRPVILTTSDPSFKAKFDGNFEAILFKNPSVVNVCSYLQLLCLAENVRMDAGDITSLVTLNQIDIRRSLLQLQLWVCSGGGQASQRATPLKDPAGGVHGTLDVAAVEDIAVGENTSPRHPPCDVGCTQSMLGLLNSGLGHDLQTTLKCQSWAKPDTIKLMEILTESWRKGVALLYSNLELLLPLPVRTQPSPLLTPKKVTRPRLQSEPTPPDIHHPQIPLILDQTSPVKVSSGSRLRRKKCVPTSDSRSAHSMLVKPYRASLSLRRAHPSVSNITETVNDKLQTEKAADGLVYHCLDAMTDFMDLMSFIDTSLQSESSHKAGPCRPGAFLWTGAEVKDGLLDEMREEDGGCRWWCERTLEIQAAVEGLGFHRCLARVSEGWTGSQRLEGEQRGRVMEKLTLPVALPRQSFNVNQTTSCDPSVVERRYDIIRTVLSSRAFCTLGNKQAVAVDYLPVLRTMCQSERNQQGQGRSIHLGLPKATVRLLADDFP; from the exons ATGTGGTTATCGCCCTACTTGGCCATTGAGAAGAAGGCAGGGTGCTCAAAATCCAATGACATCACAAAGTACTTCAGTATAACCCCACAACCTCTTGGGAGGAAGAGCCTAATTTCTGAGCAGGCGAAAGAGAAACCTAAGATGGCGCCTTGTCATATTGGGGGGTCTTATGATGAggtgcctctctctgtgtcacggTCAACCAGTAGGCTGCACAGATTCAAGCAGAACAGATACCCTGAAGCAAGAACAAGCCTCATCAAGGATGGCTCCTGCTCAGACCCTCCTAATAATGTTATAGTGATTTCAGAGTCAAGCTGCTCCAGTGCTGACACGGCATTCAGGGGCAGGGCAGTGATGGGGTCTGTGGACCTGGCTCATGTCACTGGAAAATGCCATGGAGCAGGAGTTGGACTCGGATCTGGTCAGAGTGAAATAGCATGTAACCTCACAATTCAAACAGCGGTGCAGTCTGCCTCCGGGACAACCAGGACCTCGGATGAGAAAGTGGCAACCATTTTCACCAGGAAACGGGACACTAATAAGGCCAATAGTCCCCAACACTCACAGAGATGGATTTTGAATTGGTGTTCCAGGTCAACACTTAAACACAACCAGACTGAGAGGAAGGGGTCAATTACTTCTGGCTGGAGAGAGAAGTTGTCAGGGACTGCCCGCAAAGGGTCTCTTGAAGAGGTCAAATTgtctaacccactgttcccagtgaGAAGAGTCTTCACTATGCTGCTGAAGAAATACAAACATAAAATTCTGGAGTCAGAAAGTCCCG agacagagataggcgCTACATCTGCTAGCTCTGTAGGAAAGAGGAAACATCAAAATGAGAAGGAGGACCTTGAAACCGTACACAAGCGCCAAAGGTCTAGCCCGGGGTTAGAGGAGACCGGCTTGACTGGGTATAGTCCTTCTTTAGAACACCAAGTCAGGGGGTCTCTTATCCCCTCTTCCAGGGGTCAGCCTGGAAGAAGCAGGCTGAGCCGAACACAAAGACTCAGGCAGCAACAGCGGGAAAGTCGAGGTCTGGGGATAGGTCATGAACTGACCTCTAACCCACCAAACCAAGCAGAATCTCCTCAGAAGGTGTATCCTTCCCAACCACAGCAATGCCTTAGGAGAG TTCACAACATTGAGGATTTGCTGTGGACAGATAAGTACTGCCCTCAGCACTCCAGTGAGGTAATAGGCAACTCTGTCTCTGTAAAGAAGTTACACAG TTGGTTAAAGAAATGGAAACGGAGAGCTGACTgtgaagagaggagaaaagagcgAGACAGGAAACTAGAGGAAAACGCCAACAGCaatg ACTCGTGGGACTGTGGTGACTTCCAGGGAGAGACTAGGGTGGAGGAGGACGGGGAGGAAGATCTGTGTAGCACCATGCTGATCACAGGACCTCCAGGGGTCGGCAAGACTGCCTCAGTATACGCCTGCGCTCAGGAGCTAGGCTTCAAG GTGTTCGAAGTGAACGCCTCCTCCCAGCGCAGTGGTCGCCACATCCTGACTCAACTGAAGGAGGCCACCCAATCTCACCTGGTGGAGATCCAGGGAAGCACCACCTTCAAACCATCTCATCTCAGTAGCTACAACAACACTTCAACTAAATCTGACACAGTAGCTG GTAAAGTGGCCTCTCCAAAAAAGGTTTTCTCATCCTATAGGAAGAGGCCTCAGCCCCCTCGTAGCTCCCACCATAAGAGAGGTGGCAGTGCAGCCTCCATGATGCTGGCTAACTTCTTCAAGAAGAAGAGTAATCCAGAGATCACAAACTTAGATGGCCCTTCGTTATCTACAAAACAGGATGAGCACCTACCAAACA GTTTTGTCTCTCTCAAGACCGTGAAGAAGGCAGATATTATTAACCCTCAGTTAGTCAGTCAACTGTCACCAGACATTGAAGAGCCACCAACAGGTAGCCGGAGTAAAAGGATGTCCACATCACTCATTCTATTTGAAGAG GTTGACGTCGTATTTGATGATGATGTGGGATTCCTCACAGCAATCAAGACCTTCATGACGACAACCAAGAGACCTGTGATACTGACcactagtg ATCCCTCCTTCAAGGCAAAGTTTGATGGCAACTTTGAAGCAATCCTTTTTAAAAACCCTTCAGTA GTGAACGTTTGCAGTTATCTGCAGCTGCTGTGTCTGGCTGAGAACGTCAGGATGGATGCTGGGGACATCACCTCTCTGGTGACCCTGAACCAGATAGACATCAGACGTAGCCTATTGCAGCTGCAGCTCTGGGTCTGCAGTGGAGGAGGACAAGCATCTCAGAGGGCAACCCCACTGAAGGACCCTGCAGGTGGTGTGCATGGAA CTCTGGATGTTGCTGCAGTGGAAGACATTGCAGTGGGTGAAAATACTTCTCCCCGCCATCCGCCCTGTGACGTGGGCTGCACTCAGAGCATGCTGGGGCTCCTGAACTCTGGCCTCGGCCATGACCTGCAGACCACTCTAAAG TGCCAGTCCTGGGCTAAACCAGACACCATCAAGCTGATGGAGATCCTTACTGAGAGCTGGAGGAAAGGTGTAGCTTTGCTCTACTCAAACCTAGAGCTCCTCCTTCCCCTACCAGTCAGGACCCAGCCcagtcctctcctcaccccaaagAAAGTGACTCGCCCTAGGCTTCAGAGTGAGCCAACACCCCCTGACATCCACCACCCTCAGATCCCACTGATCCTGGATCAGACCAGTCCAGTTAAGGTGTCCTCTGGCTCCAGGCTGAGGAGAAAGAAATGTGTGCCAACATCTGATTCCAGATCAGCTCACAGCATGTTAGTAAAGCCTTACAGAGCCTCACTGTCTCTGAGGAGGGCTCATCCAAGTGTATCAAATATTACTGAGACTGTTAATGACAAACTTCAAACTGAGAAGGCGGCAGATGGCTTGGTGTACCACTGCTTAGATGCAATGACTGACTTTATGGACCTCATGTCCTTCATTGATACCTCTCTACAGAGTGAGTCTTCACATAAGGCTGGCCCATGCAGACCAGGGGCTTTTCTCTGGACAGGGGCAGAGGTTAAGGATGGACTGCtagatgagatgagagaggaggatgggggctGTAGGTGGTGGTGTGAGAGGACTTTGGAGATCCAGGCTGCAGTAGAGGGCCTTGGCTTCCACAGGTGCCTGGCCAGGGTGTCTGAGGGGTGGACTGGATCCCAGAGGctggagggggagcagagggggaggGTGATGGAGAAACTCACCCTCCCTGTTGCCCTACCCAGACAAAGTTTCAATGTCAATCAGACCACTTCCTGTGATCCTAG TGTGGTCGAAAGGAGATATGACATCATCAGAACCGTCCTCTCAAGCAGAGCCTTCTGCACCTTGGGAAACAAGCAGGCTGTTGCCGTGGACTACCTGCCTGTCCTCCGCACCATGTGCCAATCAGAGAGAAATCAGCAGGGCCAAGGCCG CAGTATTCACCTTGGCCTCCCGAAGGCTACTGTGAGACTCCTTGCAGATGATTTCCCATGA
- the atad5b gene encoding ATPase family AAA domain-containing protein 5b isoform X3: MLITGPPGVGKTASVYACAQELGFKVFEVNASSQRSGRHILTQLKEATQSHLVEIQGSTTFKPSHLSSYNNTSTKSDTVAGKVASPKKVFSSYRKRPQPPRSSHHKRGGSAASMMLANFFKKKSNPEITNLDGPSLSTKQDEHLPNSFVSLKTVKKADIINPQLVSQLSPDIEEPPTGSRSKRMSTSLILFEEVDVVFDDDVGFLTAIKTFMTTTKRPVILTTSDPSFKAKFDGNFEAILFKNPSVVNVCSYLQLLCLAENVRMDAGDITSLVTLNQIDIRRSLLQLQLWVCSGGGQASQRATPLKDPAGGVHGTLDVAAVEDIAVGENTSPRHPPCDVGCTQSMLGLLNSGLGHDLQTTLKCQSWAKPDTIKLMEILTESWRKGVALLYSNLELLLPLPVRTQPSPLLTPKKVTRPRLQSEPTPPDIHHPQIPLILDQTSPVKVSSGSRLRRKKCVPTSDSRSAHSMLVKPYRASLSLRRAHPSVSNITETVNDKLQTEKAADGLVYHCLDAMTDFMDLMSFIDTSLQSESSHKAGPCRPGAFLWTGAEVKDGLLDEMREEDGGCRWWCERTLEIQAAVEGLGFHRCLARVSEGWTGSQRLEGEQRGRVMEKLTLPVALPRQSFNVNQTTSCDPSVVERRYDIIRTVLSSRAFCTLGNKQAVAVDYLPVLRTMCQSERNQQGQGRSIHLGLPKATVRLLADDFP, encoded by the exons ATGCTGATCACAGGACCTCCAGGGGTCGGCAAGACTGCCTCAGTATACGCCTGCGCTCAGGAGCTAGGCTTCAAG GTGTTCGAAGTGAACGCCTCCTCCCAGCGCAGTGGTCGCCACATCCTGACTCAACTGAAGGAGGCCACCCAATCTCACCTGGTGGAGATCCAGGGAAGCACCACCTTCAAACCATCTCATCTCAGTAGCTACAACAACACTTCAACTAAATCTGACACAGTAGCTG GTAAAGTGGCCTCTCCAAAAAAGGTTTTCTCATCCTATAGGAAGAGGCCTCAGCCCCCTCGTAGCTCCCACCATAAGAGAGGTGGCAGTGCAGCCTCCATGATGCTGGCTAACTTCTTCAAGAAGAAGAGTAATCCAGAGATCACAAACTTAGATGGCCCTTCGTTATCTACAAAACAGGATGAGCACCTACCAAACA GTTTTGTCTCTCTCAAGACCGTGAAGAAGGCAGATATTATTAACCCTCAGTTAGTCAGTCAACTGTCACCAGACATTGAAGAGCCACCAACAGGTAGCCGGAGTAAAAGGATGTCCACATCACTCATTCTATTTGAAGAG GTTGACGTCGTATTTGATGATGATGTGGGATTCCTCACAGCAATCAAGACCTTCATGACGACAACCAAGAGACCTGTGATACTGACcactagtg ATCCCTCCTTCAAGGCAAAGTTTGATGGCAACTTTGAAGCAATCCTTTTTAAAAACCCTTCAGTA GTGAACGTTTGCAGTTATCTGCAGCTGCTGTGTCTGGCTGAGAACGTCAGGATGGATGCTGGGGACATCACCTCTCTGGTGACCCTGAACCAGATAGACATCAGACGTAGCCTATTGCAGCTGCAGCTCTGGGTCTGCAGTGGAGGAGGACAAGCATCTCAGAGGGCAACCCCACTGAAGGACCCTGCAGGTGGTGTGCATGGAA CTCTGGATGTTGCTGCAGTGGAAGACATTGCAGTGGGTGAAAATACTTCTCCCCGCCATCCGCCCTGTGACGTGGGCTGCACTCAGAGCATGCTGGGGCTCCTGAACTCTGGCCTCGGCCATGACCTGCAGACCACTCTAAAG TGCCAGTCCTGGGCTAAACCAGACACCATCAAGCTGATGGAGATCCTTACTGAGAGCTGGAGGAAAGGTGTAGCTTTGCTCTACTCAAACCTAGAGCTCCTCCTTCCCCTACCAGTCAGGACCCAGCCcagtcctctcctcaccccaaagAAAGTGACTCGCCCTAGGCTTCAGAGTGAGCCAACACCCCCTGACATCCACCACCCTCAGATCCCACTGATCCTGGATCAGACCAGTCCAGTTAAGGTGTCCTCTGGCTCCAGGCTGAGGAGAAAGAAATGTGTGCCAACATCTGATTCCAGATCAGCTCACAGCATGTTAGTAAAGCCTTACAGAGCCTCACTGTCTCTGAGGAGGGCTCATCCAAGTGTATCAAATATTACTGAGACTGTTAATGACAAACTTCAAACTGAGAAGGCGGCAGATGGCTTGGTGTACCACTGCTTAGATGCAATGACTGACTTTATGGACCTCATGTCCTTCATTGATACCTCTCTACAGAGTGAGTCTTCACATAAGGCTGGCCCATGCAGACCAGGGGCTTTTCTCTGGACAGGGGCAGAGGTTAAGGATGGACTGCtagatgagatgagagaggaggatgggggctGTAGGTGGTGGTGTGAGAGGACTTTGGAGATCCAGGCTGCAGTAGAGGGCCTTGGCTTCCACAGGTGCCTGGCCAGGGTGTCTGAGGGGTGGACTGGATCCCAGAGGctggagggggagcagagggggaggGTGATGGAGAAACTCACCCTCCCTGTTGCCCTACCCAGACAAAGTTTCAATGTCAATCAGACCACTTCCTGTGATCCTAG TGTGGTCGAAAGGAGATATGACATCATCAGAACCGTCCTCTCAAGCAGAGCCTTCTGCACCTTGGGAAACAAGCAGGCTGTTGCCGTGGACTACCTGCCTGTCCTCCGCACCATGTGCCAATCAGAGAGAAATCAGCAGGGCCAAGGCCG CAGTATTCACCTTGGCCTCCCGAAGGCTACTGTGAGACTCCTTGCAGATGATTTCCCATGA